The Triticum dicoccoides isolate Atlit2015 ecotype Zavitan chromosome 6A, WEW_v2.0, whole genome shotgun sequence genome has a window encoding:
- the LOC119316509 gene encoding uncharacterized protein LOC119316509, with protein MTGGWYGSTATKRSPDCSCSKSTRTCPGLLRSKIPCSTADCHAYMSPPVPDAYAGNCVALCMASLSRSELAAVREAIAEAKREQLHDLARWRTKFAVIQRGRRGSRVRAGLGVREAGWWRRRQTTYHAWGWTRLENFSSPGQKFHRQPSKGRKKCLLTGSTAGDALTLRFLREQRRRPA; from the exons ATGACCGGAGGCTGGTATGGTTCCACGGCGACGAAGAGATCGCCAGACTGTTCTTGCAGCAAATCGACCCGAACTTGCCCAGG ATTGCTCCGAAGCAAGATCCCGTGCTCGACGGCCGACTGCCACGCCTACATGTCGCCCCCGGTGCCGGACGCCTACGCGGGAAACTGTGTCGCGCTCTGCATGGCCTCGCTGAGCAGGTCGGAGCTCGCGGCCGTCAGGGAGGCCATCGCGGAAGCGAAGCGCGAGCAGCTCCACGACCTCGCCCGGTGGCGCACCAAGTTCGCGGTCATCCAGCGGGGTCGCCGTGGTTCCCGCGTACGGGCTGGACTTGGGGTTCGGGAGGCCGGTTGGTGGCGGCGGCGCCAAACGACGTATCACGCTTGGGGGTGGACACGGCTGGAAAATTTTTCATCCCCAGGCCAAAAGTTTCACCGGCAGCCCTCCAAGGGGCGAAAAAAATGCCTCCTGACGggctcaacggctggagatgctcttacccttCGCTTCCTGCGCGAACAACGCAGGCGGCCCGCATGA